A section of the Styela clava chromosome 9, kaStyClav1.hap1.2, whole genome shotgun sequence genome encodes:
- the LOC120339508 gene encoding uncharacterized protein LOC120339508: MISKKDDFIFQTAHAVNSERSREMKPTVYLCFVDLVYLSSFVTANNLEMNTTSEFYSGDATSPPSSGYTPESQGSGDYGSTTTWNIVHHIKTTDAWLSSGSHDLNTHQTDNRNSNTTGTPMYTVTTQMYDLTSFEAITTAFMEGTARSTDSPENGQNVIAQNQDKTNKPTCNALPNYCLNNGKCFDTRGRPSCWCPSSSQWWFRGERCETSESILKLSLIAGGCGAFVVVLLGFLLLCMARMAVKKRPPGQRPILRESVKRIRIPHSSASMFVNERALGISPAILSPVPPTFDATDTDDDFRRDHPMSSTMVKYEQLGTITKQGESRTKFTSSGFTDVESIDETVMSTGYSRSADDGKNQRGKIARRSTPSKQCRTGGSNWQLNRSPNYDVVG; encoded by the exons ATGATTTCCAAGAAAGATGATTTTATCTTTCAGACTGCCCATGCTGTAAATAGCGAACGCAGTCGCGAGATGAAACCAACAGTTTATCTATGCTTTGTGGATTTAGTGTATCTATCATCTTTTGTAACAG CCAACAATCTTGAAATGAACACCACAAGTGAATTTTATTCCGGTGACGCCACTTCACCTCCTTCATCAGGATATACTCCAGAAAGTCAAGGGTCGGGTGATTATGGATCTACGACAACTTGGAATATTGTTCATCACATTAAAACCACTGATGCATGGCTATCATCAGGATCACATGATCTTAACACTCACCAAACTGATAATAGAAATTCCAATACAACAGGCACTCCCATGTATACAGTAACCACGCAAATGTATGACTTAACAAGTTTCGAGGCTATCACTACGGCCTTTATGGAAGGAACAGCCAGGTCTACTGACTCTCCCGAAAATGGTCAAAATGTGATTGCGCAGAATCAAGATAAGACTAACAAGCCAACTTGTAACGCTCTGCCTAATTATTGTCTCAACAACGGAAAATGTTTTGATACACGAGGAAGGCCTTCCTGTTG GTGCCCGTCCTCATCTCAATGGTGGTTCCGAGGCGAAAGATGCGAAACTTCCGAGAGCATTTTAAAGTTGTCCTTGATTGCAG GAGGCTGTGGAGCTTTCGTTGTTGTACTATTGGGGTTTCTTCTGCTGTGTATGGCGAGAATGGCAGTGAAAAAACGACCTCCAGGACAACGACCAATTTTGCGGGAATCGGTAAAGCGAATTAG GATCCCACATTCATCAGCTTCTATGTTCGTAAACGAGAGGGCACTTGGGATATCACCTGCTATTTTATCTCCTGTACCACCAACATTTGATGCGACAGACACAGATGACGACTTCAGAAGAGATCATCCTATGAGTTCAACCATGGTGAAATATGAACAGTTGGGAACGATAACTAAG CAAGGAGAATCAAGAACAAAATTTACCTCCAGTGGTTTTACTGATGTTGAATCAATTGATGAAACAGTTATGTCGACTGGATATAGCAGAAGTGCAGATGACGGCAAAAACCAACGTGGAAAAATAGCTCGACGATCAACGCCATCAAAGCAATGCAGAACAGGCGGAAGCAACTGGCAATTAAATAGGAGTCCAAATTATGAT GTTGTTGGGTAG